TTTGAGCAGCGGATGCACGCTTACCAAAGAACATGACTCCCATATTGAAGGGGTTTTGGAGATCGCAATCTAGTGCACAAGCCACGAGAATTGGTATAAGGCGGTCGTTCAAGTTGACCCGGCTGGAATGTCCCAGCATTGCGCGAATTGCTTGAACCGCGTCCCGAAGGCGTTATCGGATAGGTGGCATCATTCCCCCTGTGGTGCGTCGATGCCGCGAGATGTCAACTCAGCGATACTGATCCGCAAAGTGGGGTTGGGCGTCGCCTCACTCAAAAACGCGAAGCCTTCTCGTTCGAGAAGGTGGAGAAGCCAGCAGCGTACCGCTTATACCAATTTGAGTAGCGGATGCACGCTCACCAAAGAACAAGACTCCCATATTGAGGGAGTTTCGGGGATCGCTATCTAGTGCATAAACTACGAGTATTGGTATTAGCGGTCGCTGCCTGGAGTACGTCACCGCCGCACTTTCGTCCGGATCAAATAAATCAGCATGGGACCGCCAATGAGCGGCGTTACCAAGCCTACCGGCAGCTCTTGCTCGGGAAAGGCCACGCGCGTGCTGGCATCGGCCACAAGCAGCAGAATGGCGCCAAACAGGCCCGCGTAGGGCAAAAGCCAGCGGTAATCTACCCCCGCAATCGCGCGCACGATGTGGGGCACCACTAGGCCCACAAATCCAATCTGACCCGCCAGGGCCACGCTGCTACCGGCCAGCAGCATGACGCTCGCAGCTGCTGCCAGTTTAATGCCGGCCGTACGCTGTCCCAACCCTTGGGCCACCTCCTCGCCCAGGCTCAGGGCTGTAATGTGGCGTCCCAATACCAGCGCAACCCCCAGGCCAACGGCCAGATAGGGCAGGGCTTGCTCGACCAGCGCCAAATCTCGCCCGGCAAGCGAACCGGCCATCCAAAACCGGATGGTATCCAGCGTCTGTTGGCTGACAATGAGCAGGCCGCTGGTCACCGAGCCCAAAAAGGCAGCCAGCACGGCCCCAGCTAGGGTGAGGTTGAGAGGTGTCAGCCCGCCGGGGGCCATCGAGCCCAGCAAATAGACGCTAACCGCCGTTAGGCCAGCGCCGGCAAAGGCAAACACGGCGTAGGCCTGCAGCGAACTAATGCCCAAGGCAAAGGTAGCCACTACCACGGCAAACGCCGCGCCGGCGTTGACGCCCAGAATGCCGGGCGAGGCCAGCGGATTGCGCGTAATGCCCTGCATGATGGCCCCCGCGATCGCCAAAGCGCTGCCTACCAAGATGGCGGTTAGCGATCGCGGCAGCCGCACCGTGCGAACGATCAGGTGCTCGGTGGAGCCATCAAACGCGGCAAAGGCGCGATAGATCTCCTCGGGCGGCACTTTGGCTGTGCCCGCCCACAAGCTGAACGCTAAGCAAGCTCCCAATGCCAGCAACCCCGCGCCCAGGCCCCCAAGGCGCAAACCCCTTCCGCGCAGTGACTGGCGCATGGCGGCATTCCCACTGGGTCGATTGGCTGCGCTAAGCGCGTCCTACTGGCTCCCCGAAGATGACGCACCGGATTCGGTCGGAGGGTCGCTTTCTGCAGGAGATGAGTCAGAACCAGCGCTGGACTGGGACGGTGGCTGGGTTGGCTGTGACGGCGACCCGGAACTGTCAGAGGAACTCGCGGCTTCCGGTGACGAGGATTCCTGCGAGGAAGACGATCCCTCTGAGGCGGAAGCGTCTGACTCAGGATTCGAGGAAGGTGAGGTTTGAGTGGATGGCGATCCGCTCGACGCCGGAGTATTGGTATCGGATGAAGATGAACCGGATTGGGAATTTGAGGCAGGTGATGCCGCCTCCGAGCTGGAGCCACTGCTGCTCGATTGAGACGGCTGCGATGGCGGGCTCGCATTCGAGGGCGAAGCTGAGCTGTCGCTGGAAGCAGAAGGGGATTCGGAATTGGAGGAAGACTCCCCTTCAGCTGAAGTGGAATCAGACTCGCTTTGCGCTTGCTGCTGCCGTCTTTGCTGGCGGCGCTGCTGCTCGGCTCGCTGGCGTACTTCTTCGTACTGCTCGCTGTCTTTTTGGACAAAGTTGACGCCAAAGCGGCCGCTACGCCCGTTAGGAGACTGCTGGAATTCGCAAGTCTTAACCCATTCCACGGCCATTTCGTCTAACTTGCTTTGGCCGCTGGATTTAGCAAGCTCAGCCGAAGTCACTTTTCCATCGGGTGAGACTTTAAATTGAATTTCCGGCCGGGCGTAGTCCTCAAATTGCGTTTTGGGTTTGCTGCCGCAGCCGATCAAGTTGCCGCTGGTTGCAGCTTGGCGCCCCTCGCTGCTGCCATCTGAGTTGCCCGTACCGGCTTTGGCCTGTCGGGTGCCGCTTCCTGCGTCACCGCTGCCCGAGTCCGATTGACCGTCGCCAGCGTCAGTCCCTTCATCGCTGGCTTGGCCCGCGTCGCCATCTGAACCATCCGAGCCTGAATCACCCTCGGCATCGCCGGCTTGGCCCGCATTGCCATCCGAGCTATCTGAGCCGGAATCGCCATCAGAATCGCTGGCGCTATCCCCCGATCCATTGCTACTGGCGCTCTCGCCCCCAGAGTCTGAGGCTGTCGAGCTAGCCTCATCGCCATCACTGCTGGCCTGGCTGCCCTGGTTGGCACTGTTGCCCCGGTCGCTCGAGCTGCGACTGCTCGACGAGCTGCGATCGCCCGATCCATTGCCCGAGTCGGTTAAGTCCTCAGCACTCGAGCGCTCGGAACGCGAACTGCTGCTGCTATCGGTGTCCGTCTCGGTCTCGCTTGGGGTGTTGCCGCTGTCCTGGGTGCTCGAGTCGTTGTTTTGCGATCGCGCCTGGAGCTCTTCGCGCTTTTGCGCCAACCAATCCTCGCGCTTATCCTTGGATTCCGATTCGGTCGCCGTTTGGGGGGCAGGCTGGGAATTGGGGGAAGGCTTGGGTTCTGGCGAAGGTGTCGTATCTGCTTCAGGCTTTGGCTGGGGCTGAGCCGGTTGGGGCTCGGGGTTGGGATTGGGTTGCGTTTGAGCTTGGGGCTGAGTTGGATTGGGCTGCGGTTCGGGGCTGGGTGAAGGCTCAGGTTTGGGTTGCTCTTCAATACCAGGCAAATCCGAGAGTTGAAAGCTTTCGCTGCTCTCGGAGCTGGGCGATGGTTGGGGTTGGGCTGGTTTGGGTTGCGGTTCCGGAGTGGGTGAAGGCGCAGCTTTAGGTTGCGTTTGAGGCTGAGCCGGATTGGGCTGCGGTTGGGGGTTGGGATTGGACTGCTGCTGGGGCTGGGTTGGGATGTCTGGTAGTTGCGAGAGCTGGTAGTTCTGTTGAGGCTCTGTTTGAGGCTGGGCCGGGTTGAGCTTCGGCTTGGGTCGCGGCTGGGGTTGTGCTTGAGGTTGCGCCGGGTTGGGCTGCGGTTGAGGTTGGGGATTGGACTGCGGCTGGGACTGGGCTTGAATGTCTGGTAGCTGCGAGAGGGCGAGATTGCGACTGGGCGATGGAGGAACCTGCGGCGCGCTCTCGCTAGGTGCTGCCGTGCTGGATTGGGTGGGGTTGGAAGAAGATGATGGTGCCGATGCGCTGGAACTATCGCTTGCGCTGGATGAGCTAGAGCTGCTACTGGAGGCCGATTCGCTGGCGCTCCCACCGCCAGCACTGCTGCGGCTGGGATCGACCTCGGCTTGCTCGGACTCCGTCTGCGGCTCGGTCTCGGGTTGAGAAGTCTCCTGCTCCGGTTCGTCAGCTGGGCTGACAATGGTCATCTCAATGGGATCGCGCTGGCTTTTCTGCTCCTGATATGGGTTGATATCTAGCAGGAGCAGCAGCGCGTGCAGCCCTGCCGATCCCGCAACGCCGTACAGCAACAGGCGCTTGCGCGTTCGAGCTTCGCGTTCGCGATTCTCAGCGGAGAAGCCGGACAGCGCCATTGGCTTATTGAAAACCGTTTTGAATTGGTAGCTCCCACCTTACGAGGCTCGGCGATCGCCGTCAAGCAATTGCCCTTGGCTGGAGGCCAACCCATCTTGCCCGTTGCGCCGACCGCGGCGGTTGAGATCGATTCCTAGCAAGTTTTGATTTATCATGCATGGCCGACCGAATCAAGCGATAGCGAGTTCCCCCAAGGCTTTATGTCGATCGAACAATTCTTTACTGCTGGCGGCATTGTCGCGTGGCCGCTG
This is a stretch of genomic DNA from Cyanobacteria bacterium QS_8_64_29. It encodes these proteins:
- a CDS encoding iron ABC transporter permease → MRQSLRGRGLRLGGLGAGLLALGACLAFSLWAGTAKVPPEEIYRAFAAFDGSTEHLIVRTVRLPRSLTAILVGSALAIAGAIMQGITRNPLASPGILGVNAGAAFAVVVATFALGISSLQAYAVFAFAGAGLTAVSVYLLGSMAPGGLTPLNLTLAGAVLAAFLGSVTSGLLIVSQQTLDTIRFWMAGSLAGRDLALVEQALPYLAVGLGVALVLGRHITALSLGEEVAQGLGQRTAGIKLAAAASVMLLAGSSVALAGQIGFVGLVVPHIVRAIAGVDYRWLLPYAGLFGAILLLVADASTRVAFPEQELPVGLVTPLIGGPMLIYLIRTKVRR